In Arthrobacter sp. MN05-02, one genomic interval encodes:
- a CDS encoding monooxygenase, translating to MPVSPRPLRKLGFLTIGLFDPADPAAGHESTLRIIELGERLGFDSAWLRHRHLQFGISSPIAMMAAASQRTSRIEIGTAVTPLGWENPLRLAEDLATVDLLAGGRINPGLSVGEPMHYDTVKHELYPDSADVEAFGYARAERLARMIAGEPVREFSGRQGVVEEFSDRVEPHSPGLRRRLWYGAGSTRSALWAGANGFNLLSSSVIFPDEGQEPDFARIQQAQIRAYRKAADSPNVHGPARVSQGLVVIPTDSATPAQRKKYQQYVDARLPRTREPQGPRGMLFAPDLIGTSEQIAEQLHAHAGFQEVDEVAFALPFSFDHQDYVQILTDIAESWGPHSGGLPRASSGPSGRSS from the coding sequence ATGCCCGTCTCTCCGCGCCCGCTGCGCAAGCTCGGCTTCCTCACGATCGGCCTGTTCGATCCGGCGGATCCTGCCGCCGGGCACGAGTCGACCCTGCGGATCATCGAACTCGGAGAACGGTTGGGGTTCGACAGCGCCTGGTTGCGCCACCGTCACCTGCAGTTCGGCATCTCCTCCCCGATCGCGATGATGGCCGCGGCGAGCCAGCGGACCTCCCGGATCGAGATCGGCACGGCGGTGACACCGCTGGGTTGGGAGAATCCGTTGCGCCTGGCCGAGGATCTTGCCACCGTCGACCTGCTCGCCGGTGGGCGGATCAACCCCGGTCTGAGCGTGGGGGAACCGATGCACTACGACACCGTGAAGCACGAGCTGTACCCGGACTCGGCGGATGTGGAGGCCTTCGGCTACGCCCGCGCGGAGCGGCTCGCGCGGATGATCGCGGGGGAACCGGTCCGGGAGTTCTCAGGACGACAGGGCGTCGTCGAGGAGTTCTCGGACCGCGTCGAACCACACTCCCCCGGACTGCGTCGACGTCTCTGGTACGGGGCCGGGAGCACCCGATCAGCGCTCTGGGCCGGAGCCAACGGCTTCAATCTGCTCTCCAGCAGCGTGATCTTCCCCGACGAGGGCCAGGAACCGGACTTCGCCCGTATCCAGCAGGCCCAGATCCGCGCCTACCGCAAAGCCGCGGACTCACCGAACGTGCACGGACCCGCTCGCGTCTCCCAGGGCCTGGTCGTCATCCCCACCGACTCCGCAACACCGGCGCAGCGGAAGAAGTACCAGCAGTACGTCGATGCACGCCTGCCCCGCACGCGGGAGCCGCAGGGACCCAGGGGCATGCTGTTCGCCCCCGACCTCATCGGCACCAGCGAACAGATCGCCGAGCAACTCCACGCACACGCAGGCTTCCAGGAAGTCGACGAAGTCGCCTTCGCCCTGCCCTTCAGTTTCGACCACCAGGACTACGTCCAGATCCTCACCGACATCGCCGAAAGCTGGGGCCCGCACTCGGGTGGACTCCCGCGGGCGTCGAGCGGGCCGTCCGGTAGGTCCTCGTAG
- a CDS encoding TetR family transcriptional regulator, producing the protein MARPIAHDETLRRRLLDTAASLIARDGAASVSLRTIAATAGTSTTAVYSLFGGKAELLTAVLNDGFASFAASQQEAAAGGLEALGRAYRTWALEHPILYGLMFAGPLAGQVPCRPTPAATEPSITPLFEAVAAALPEAADHEIASIVGVVWGQVHGLVSLELAGAPAAGWTWDAAYDAAIRQIGRSLGR; encoded by the coding sequence ATGGCAAGACCCATAGCCCATGATGAGACCCTGCGTCGCAGGCTCCTCGACACCGCAGCCTCCCTCATCGCCCGCGACGGCGCCGCCTCCGTGTCACTGCGCACCATCGCCGCTACTGCCGGGACGTCGACGACGGCGGTGTACTCGCTCTTCGGAGGCAAGGCGGAACTGTTGACCGCCGTGCTCAACGACGGCTTTGCTTCCTTCGCCGCCTCCCAGCAGGAGGCCGCTGCTGGCGGCCTCGAAGCCCTGGGCCGGGCCTACCGAACCTGGGCGCTGGAGCATCCGATCCTCTACGGCCTGATGTTCGCCGGCCCTCTGGCCGGTCAGGTACCGTGCCGGCCGACGCCGGCTGCCACCGAGCCGTCGATCACGCCGCTGTTCGAAGCGGTGGCCGCAGCATTGCCCGAAGCAGCGGATCATGAGATCGCTTCGATAGTCGGCGTCGTGTGGGGTCAGGTCCACGGGCTGGTGTCACTTGAGCTGGCCGGTGCGCCGGCGGCGGGCTGGACCTGGGACGCGGCCTACGATGCCGCTATCCGGCAGATCGGCCGCTCGCTGGGGCGCTAG
- a CDS encoding transcriptional regulator: MTKQVYAGRFTADPEGGPVTVFLIGMRANRWWKFGTVARVGAAMPRMLAHLAATPEAGLLSYEQWIGRTTIIVSYWKSPEHLQRFAADRSAPHLEPWRRFMRESAGTGDVGVWHETYETMPGGRESVYSDMPVFGLATAIGHVPVGVGLNTARQRLKADEVGRRLPE; this comes from the coding sequence ATGACGAAGCAAGTGTACGCAGGACGTTTCACTGCCGATCCCGAGGGTGGCCCGGTAACGGTCTTCCTGATCGGGATGCGCGCCAACCGGTGGTGGAAGTTCGGGACGGTGGCACGGGTGGGCGCGGCCATGCCCAGGATGCTCGCCCATCTGGCCGCAACGCCGGAGGCCGGACTGCTGAGCTACGAGCAGTGGATCGGGCGGACCACCATCATTGTCAGCTACTGGAAGAGCCCGGAGCATCTGCAGCGGTTCGCGGCCGACCGGTCGGCGCCGCACCTCGAGCCCTGGCGCCGGTTCATGCGCGAATCCGCCGGCACCGGAGACGTCGGCGTATGGCACGAAACGTACGAGACGATGCCGGGTGGCAGGGAAAGCGTGTACAGCGACATGCCCGTCTTCGGACTGGCAACGGCCATAGGCCATGTACCGGTAGGAGTGGGACTGAACACCGCGCGCCAGCGCCTGAAGGCGGACGAGGTCGGGCGGCGTCTGCCGGAGTGA
- a CDS encoding hypothetical protein (possible pseudo due to frameshift) — MSNLDTDELQSLPEGCQTDQVLYNLTRRGPEFDLMPWSASTKMPVMAYSPVEQGRLLGHPNLTQIARGLGATPAQVALVWTMRTSSVLAIPRASTAEHVLENAAARDLHLSDTDLERLDRAFPPPTHPVPLEML; from the coding sequence AGAGTTTGCCTGAGGGGTGCCAGACCGATCAGGTGCTGTACAACCTGACCCGTCGCGGTCCGGAGTTCGACCTGATGCCATGGTCCGCTTCGACGAAGATGCCCGTAATGGCCTATTCGCCCGTGGAGCAGGGACGACTGCTCGGCCACCCGAATCTGACACAGATCGCGCGTGGGCTTGGCGCGACGCCCGCGCAGGTCGCTCTGGTGTGGACGATGCGCACCAGCAGCGTGCTCGCGATCCCGAGGGCTTCGACCGCCGAGCATGTGCTCGAGAACGCCGCCGCCCGCGACCTTCACCTCAGCGACACCGATCTCGAGCGCCTCGATCGCGCTTTCCCGCCGCCGACACACCCGGTACCCCTCGAAATGCTTTGA